In the Flavobacterium pallidum genome, one interval contains:
- a CDS encoding DoxX family protein — protein sequence MAKTIFTWALRIIAAVILLQTLFFKFTAADESVYIFTKLGMEPYGRIGSGIVELFAAILILIPSTTLIGALLSAGVIAGALLSHLFILGIEVKNDGGELFILAVITFICSTILIYMDRDKIPALIRFKT from the coding sequence ATGGCAAAAACGATTTTTACATGGGCATTGAGAATCATCGCTGCGGTGATATTACTTCAGACATTATTTTTTAAATTTACCGCTGCCGATGAAAGCGTGTATATTTTCACCAAACTGGGCATGGAACCGTACGGCAGGATTGGATCGGGAATCGTAGAACTTTTCGCTGCCATCCTGATATTGATTCCGTCAACAACGCTGATAGGCGCGTTATTATCAGCCGGAGTAATCGCCGGAGCGCTGCTTTCGCACCTGTTTATTTTGGGAATCGAAGTAAAAAATGATGGCGGGGAACTTTTTATTTTGGCAGTAATAACCTTTATTTGCAGTACGATACTAATTTATATGGACCGGGACAAAATTCCGGCACTCATCCGATTTAAAACATAA
- a CDS encoding ABC transporter permease, whose protein sequence is MNLEYFIARRLINANGRKSNISAPIIKIAISAIAIGMVMMIISVATGLGLQQKIREKVSAFNGHIIISNYDENTSDVSVKPISIHQDFYPRFKNVNGIRHIQAVASKAGIIRTETAFEGIILKGVGKDYDFSNLREFLISGKLPDFSGNLNNEILISEYLAKRLNLKTGDKFSTYFMKDGGNGLPNLRVFHVCGVYNSGFQEFDSNYIIGDIRHIQRLNKWGADQIGQFEVFLDDFNRIETKGDEVYKQTPSTLNTKTIVQKYYYIFEWLKLFDFNIFVILIVMIVVSTINMVVALLVLILERTQMIGILKAVGAANWSVRKIFLYNAFYLILRGLFWGNLIGISMILVQQHFGIVKLDPASYYVTEAPVYLSWDYILLLNLGTIIICLVVLLIPSYIITKISPVKAIRFD, encoded by the coding sequence TTGAACCTGGAATATTTCATTGCCCGAAGGCTGATCAATGCCAATGGCCGTAAAAGTAATATATCTGCGCCAATAATAAAAATTGCCATTTCCGCTATCGCCATCGGGATGGTAATGATGATTATTTCGGTGGCGACAGGTTTGGGGCTGCAGCAAAAAATACGTGAAAAAGTATCGGCATTCAATGGGCATATCATTATTTCAAATTATGATGAGAATACGTCCGATGTCAGCGTAAAACCCATTTCGATCCATCAGGATTTTTACCCCAGATTCAAAAACGTCAACGGCATCCGCCACATCCAGGCGGTCGCTTCAAAAGCCGGGATCATCCGCACCGAAACCGCTTTTGAAGGCATTATACTGAAAGGTGTCGGCAAGGACTACGATTTCAGCAACCTCAGGGAATTCCTGATTTCCGGCAAATTGCCCGATTTCTCCGGCAATCTCAATAACGAGATCCTGATTTCAGAATATCTTGCCAAACGCCTGAACCTTAAAACCGGTGACAAATTCAGTACATATTTTATGAAGGATGGCGGCAACGGCCTGCCCAACCTTCGCGTATTCCATGTTTGCGGAGTGTACAATTCCGGTTTCCAGGAATTCGATTCCAATTATATCATAGGCGACATCCGCCACATCCAGCGCCTTAATAAATGGGGTGCGGATCAAATCGGCCAGTTCGAGGTGTTCCTTGATGACTTCAACCGGATTGAAACCAAAGGCGACGAAGTTTACAAACAAACGCCTTCCACCTTAAATACCAAAACGATTGTCCAGAAATATTATTACATCTTCGAATGGCTCAAGCTGTTCGATTTCAATATTTTCGTGATCCTGATCGTGATGATTGTCGTTTCTACCATAAATATGGTTGTTGCACTTTTGGTGCTGATCCTGGAACGCACCCAAATGATCGGAATCCTCAAAGCGGTTGGCGCGGCAAACTGGTCTGTACGCAAAATCTTCCTTTATAATGCATTTTACCTGATCCTTCGCGGGCTATTCTGGGGTAATTTGATCGGCATCAGTATGATTTTGGTGCAGCAGCATTTCGGCATTGTCAAGCTCGACCCGGCAAGTTATTATGTTACGGAAGCTCCGGTATACCTCAGTTGGGATTATATCCTGCTGCTCAATCTGGGCACGATCATTATCTGCCTTGTGGTGCTTTTAATTCCTTCTTATATTATTACCAAAATCTCTCCGGTAAAAGCCATACGTTTCGATTGA
- a CDS encoding Crp/Fnr family transcriptional regulator has product MYDELKYWYLRDHKLFRILSFSQIRQLCIITGFKKAAKGEIIYFSSSEVPRIFLLKRGAIKIVSVDENGEETIKDIIQKGDLFGELTLETDKQANEYAKVLSDEVSICSFLMSDFENLLLKHPGLALSYTKFVGLKMKRIRNNYSNLVSKDARTRLYQFLKDWAEREGIAADGHITIENYLTQNDIGQIICTSRQTATQLLNEMEADGKIRYSRKEIVIPDINALFIG; this is encoded by the coding sequence ATGTACGACGAACTCAAATACTGGTACCTGCGCGATCATAAGCTATTCCGCATACTGAGCTTCAGCCAGATCCGGCAGTTGTGCATTATCACAGGGTTTAAGAAAGCCGCCAAAGGGGAAATCATTTATTTTTCTTCTTCAGAGGTGCCGCGGATTTTCCTGCTTAAAAGAGGAGCGATCAAAATTGTTTCGGTTGATGAAAATGGGGAAGAAACCATTAAGGACATCATACAAAAAGGCGATCTTTTCGGGGAACTGACACTGGAAACCGATAAACAAGCCAACGAATATGCGAAAGTACTTTCAGACGAAGTATCAATCTGCAGTTTCCTGATGTCCGACTTTGAAAACCTTTTGCTTAAGCATCCCGGACTGGCATTGTCTTACACAAAATTTGTCGGGCTGAAGATGAAACGCATCCGCAACAATTACAGCAACCTGGTTTCCAAAGATGCCAGAACACGACTGTACCAGTTCCTTAAAGACTGGGCGGAGCGCGAGGGCATTGCTGCAGACGGACATATTACGATTGAAAATTACCTGACACAAAATGATATCGGGCAAATCATCTGTACTTCAAGACAGACCGCCACGCAATTGCTGAACGAAATGGAAGCGGATGGAAAAATCCGTTACAGCCGCAAAGAAATCGTTATCCCTGACATCAACGCGCTTTTTATCGGTTAA
- a CDS encoding T9SS type B sorting domain-containing protein: MKFRILYIVLFMAIAGHAQLPTFTLDIEPINMTCNSNGGVTLTPGNLTPLAILNYKIYKLPNIATPIAAFTNNTYIGLDVGDYKVRAEQVLGTDASPPIELQFTITNVFEETVMSVAQLPPGSCDQSGTVVVTVSQGSGPFFYQVITDGVPGTPQSSNILTDVTEGEHNIRVFDVCGNGAVKTITVLLTANDLSISSTAVPPIATSCATMTLNNEVTPNSGNIYYPVKATYTVHFPSGNQVIEQLHATGPPDSLSLELQVPVQNTPFTYDLVVSDDCGHFFSTFDNDINPNPEVAINETPNECGDKFITVTVANVMPPYTMVFDTFPANFDPGALNPAYMGPLNGDTLSLTFGSDTNPVPEGIYHVTVSDSCGRIAGADKEVKKEELHPDVTIVEATCTTPARIQIKLQQTPRKIKTVIVTVAPPEYAATHPLPFNASPAQPQETVTIINASTGHYEISLIDICDVPYTAQAEVQPFSGQSRLQVNARASCDEGLGSLRVRSPNGGGLVTLTMISAPPEFGATMPLDLSGSLSNGSYFNPALAAGFYDFVGTDACGATLTLQSPIEVIGYDNGVNNFNVDPNCGTFNLSLHDHANITGSYWLQKKNPTTGLYEHPDTGVVYPDQTVPTSDNSIQLTNNETMYNIDNTGTFRIVKIYQSFSDVGSVICPKYYDDFVFTGDLKILKSYSLDCEDGEGPGSVFVDVVGVPPYTYRITEKNGQPFVVENGTDAIFQGLEPALYEIEVEDSCNRIETTTVNVATLLPLVHATTPGTNGGPGEQLYCSNSNETSHPFDLTAFNSEILGNQPADLYTISYHLSEADVRTGANPITSDVTQYVNTSNPQTIWARVVHNSISLCYDYTSFPLFVGTEPTLTLLPDIYLCEGDEQHVLADYGFDAYEWSTGDTTRGITIDTPGTYTVTVKNAYGGSFCEATQTITVTNTESAHIDSIDITDWTDDDNSFTMHVSGDGDYVFSIDRQNYQADPTFTGLEPGIYTVDVKDLHGCPGVSKEVLILNYPKFFTPNGDGYNDKWKIKNSVFEPGMMTYIFDRYGKLITGLEHDSPGWDGTYNGQPLPSTDYWFMVQRVDGKVHRGHFAMKR, translated from the coding sequence ATGAAATTCAGGATACTCTATATTGTCTTATTTATGGCAATTGCAGGTCATGCACAATTGCCTACGTTCACTTTGGATATTGAGCCTATCAATATGACTTGCAATAGTAACGGTGGGGTTACATTGACTCCGGGCAATCTTACTCCTTTAGCTATATTAAATTACAAAATTTATAAACTACCCAATATTGCTACGCCTATTGCCGCCTTTACCAATAATACTTATATAGGTTTGGATGTTGGAGATTATAAGGTCAGGGCCGAACAGGTTTTAGGTACCGATGCATCGCCGCCAATTGAATTGCAGTTTACAATAACCAATGTATTTGAAGAAACTGTCATGAGTGTTGCACAATTGCCTCCCGGAAGCTGTGACCAATCGGGGACTGTAGTGGTTACTGTCAGTCAGGGGTCGGGGCCTTTTTTCTACCAGGTAATTACAGATGGTGTACCAGGAACACCACAATCTTCCAACATTCTTACGGATGTTACTGAAGGAGAGCATAACATCCGCGTGTTTGATGTTTGCGGAAACGGGGCGGTGAAAACGATCACCGTATTGCTCACAGCCAATGACCTGTCTATTAGTAGTACCGCTGTTCCTCCCATTGCCACATCATGTGCCACCATGACACTTAATAATGAAGTGACACCAAATTCGGGCAATATTTATTATCCGGTGAAAGCCACCTATACCGTTCATTTTCCTTCAGGAAACCAGGTTATTGAACAGTTGCATGCCACTGGCCCGCCCGATTCGCTTTCTTTAGAGTTGCAGGTGCCGGTACAAAATACACCATTTACTTATGATTTAGTGGTATCTGACGATTGCGGCCATTTTTTTTCGACTTTTGACAATGATATTAATCCTAACCCGGAGGTGGCAATTAATGAAACCCCGAATGAATGTGGAGATAAATTCATTACGGTTACAGTGGCCAATGTCATGCCGCCCTACACGATGGTTTTTGATACCTTCCCCGCAAATTTTGATCCGGGCGCTTTGAATCCGGCTTATATGGGTCCGTTGAATGGAGATACACTATCTTTGACTTTCGGAAGCGATACCAATCCGGTTCCTGAGGGTATCTACCATGTCACTGTTTCGGATTCCTGCGGAAGGATAGCAGGAGCCGATAAGGAAGTCAAGAAAGAAGAGCTCCATCCTGATGTTACTATTGTTGAGGCCACTTGCACCACACCTGCCAGAATCCAGATTAAGCTGCAGCAGACGCCAAGGAAAATAAAAACTGTCATCGTTACTGTTGCGCCACCTGAATATGCTGCGACACACCCGTTGCCGTTTAATGCATCGCCAGCTCAACCTCAGGAAACCGTAACCATTATAAATGCGTCAACGGGTCATTATGAAATTTCCCTGATTGACATTTGCGATGTTCCATATACGGCGCAAGCAGAAGTTCAGCCCTTTTCAGGCCAGTCGCGTTTGCAGGTCAACGCCAGGGCAAGTTGCGATGAAGGTTTGGGTTCGCTACGTGTACGATCTCCAAATGGCGGCGGATTGGTAACCCTAACCATGATTTCGGCACCTCCTGAATTTGGCGCGACCATGCCTTTGGATCTTAGCGGTTCATTGTCAAACGGGAGTTATTTCAATCCTGCTCTTGCTGCGGGATTCTATGACTTTGTAGGAACCGATGCCTGCGGCGCAACGCTGACACTTCAAAGTCCAATAGAGGTAATAGGATATGATAATGGTGTAAATAATTTTAATGTGGATCCCAACTGCGGGACGTTTAATCTTAGCCTTCATGACCATGCCAACATCACAGGGAGCTATTGGCTGCAGAAGAAAAACCCCACCACCGGACTATACGAACATCCTGATACTGGTGTAGTATACCCTGACCAGACAGTGCCTACCTCGGATAATTCCATACAGCTGACCAATAACGAAACAATGTATAATATCGACAATACCGGAACATTCCGTATTGTCAAGATATACCAATCCTTTAGTGATGTGGGAAGCGTTATCTGCCCTAAATATTATGATGATTTTGTATTTACCGGTGATCTTAAAATACTAAAATCATATTCCCTCGATTGTGAAGACGGGGAAGGACCGGGAAGTGTATTTGTAGATGTAGTAGGCGTGCCGCCCTATACTTACAGGATAACGGAAAAGAACGGACAGCCATTTGTTGTCGAAAACGGAACGGATGCCATTTTTCAGGGACTCGAACCGGCATTGTATGAAATTGAGGTCGAGGATTCCTGCAACCGTATTGAAACCACTACCGTAAATGTCGCGACATTGCTTCCCCTCGTGCATGCAACGACTCCCGGAACCAACGGAGGGCCTGGAGAGCAATTGTATTGCAGCAACAGTAATGAAACGAGCCATCCTTTCGACCTGACGGCGTTCAATTCGGAAATCCTGGGCAACCAGCCTGCTGATTTGTATACGATTTCATACCATTTGTCTGAAGCAGATGTCCGTACTGGTGCAAACCCGATTACGTCAGATGTTACTCAGTATGTAAACACCTCCAATCCGCAAACAATATGGGCGCGCGTGGTACACAATTCGATTTCCCTTTGCTACGATTATACCTCATTCCCGCTTTTTGTAGGTACGGAGCCGACGCTTACCTTATTGCCTGATATTTACCTGTGCGAAGGTGATGAGCAGCACGTATTGGCAGATTACGGTTTTGATGCCTATGAATGGTCCACCGGTGATACCACGCGTGGCATTACCATCGATACGCCGGGAACATACACGGTGACGGTGAAGAATGCTTATGGTGGCTCGTTTTGTGAAGCAACACAAACCATTACGGTAACCAATACAGAAAGCGCCCATATCGACTCGATAGATATTACCGACTGGACCGATGACGACAACAGCTTTACAATGCACGTCAGCGGTGATGGCGACTATGTATTTTCAATAGATAGACAAAACTACCAGGCAGATCCAACTTTTACCGGCCTCGAACCAGGCATTTATACTGTTGATGTAAAAGACCTGCACGGTTGCCCCGGTGTTAGTAAAGAGGTACTGATTTTGAATTACCCGAAGTTTTTTACACCAAACGGAGACGGCTACAACGACAAATGGAAAATCAAAAATTCTGTATTTGAACCCGGAATGATGACATACATTTTTGACCGCTACGGGAAACTCATTACCGGCTTGGAACACGACAGCCCGGGCTGGGATGGCACTTACAATGGCCAGCCATTGCCGTCGACAGATTATTGGTTTATGGTCCAGAGGGTCGATGGTAAAGTGCATCGCGGGCACTTTGCGATGAAACGTTAA
- a CDS encoding ATP-grasp domain-containing protein — protein MRLLLHKILHWEYWPFYIVYIPIYFLWAYYALRQRSIFFFNASNPTITNGGFMMESKKEIYDLIPQQYYPKTILAKAGTTSEDIIVKAKDHGIQYPLIIKPDIGLRGSAVKKIDNAADLESYVDKADFDCIVQDLIPYENEIGIFYVRYPHENEGRITGIVAKEFLIVTGDGKSTLEALIKENPRYELQLKVLRKEYGGKLDEIPAVGEKVNLVPYGNHARGAKFIDRTVWATPALNKVMNGICLQIDGFYFGRIDLMYESLEALERGEKFSIVELNGAASEPTHIYDPEHSLFFAWKELIRHIRYMYEISVENHKNGAPYLSHKKGMEQYRLHNLHCTKIVNF, from the coding sequence TTGAGGTTGTTATTACATAAAATACTGCATTGGGAATACTGGCCGTTTTATATCGTCTACATTCCCATTTATTTTTTGTGGGCATACTATGCGTTACGGCAACGCAGCATTTTCTTCTTCAATGCTTCGAACCCGACAATCACCAACGGGGGATTTATGATGGAATCCAAAAAGGAAATCTACGACCTGATTCCGCAGCAATATTACCCAAAAACGATTTTGGCGAAAGCCGGAACGACCTCGGAAGATATTATCGTCAAAGCAAAGGATCACGGCATCCAATATCCACTGATTATCAAACCGGACATCGGATTACGCGGTTCGGCAGTAAAGAAAATCGACAATGCTGCCGACCTCGAATCGTATGTCGACAAAGCCGATTTCGACTGTATCGTACAGGATTTGATTCCGTATGAAAATGAGATTGGAATTTTTTACGTAAGATATCCGCATGAGAATGAAGGCCGGATTACCGGAATTGTGGCTAAAGAATTCCTGATTGTGACCGGTGATGGCAAATCAACTCTGGAAGCACTGATTAAGGAAAATCCGCGTTATGAATTGCAGTTGAAAGTGCTTCGTAAGGAATACGGCGGCAAACTCGATGAAATCCCCGCTGTAGGCGAAAAAGTAAACCTTGTCCCTTACGGAAACCATGCACGCGGTGCGAAATTCATTGACCGTACGGTTTGGGCCACGCCGGCTCTTAACAAGGTGATGAACGGTATTTGCCTTCAAATAGACGGATTTTATTTCGGGCGGATTGACCTGATGTATGAATCGCTTGAAGCATTGGAGCGTGGCGAGAAATTCTCGATTGTCGAATTAAACGGTGCCGCGAGTGAGCCAACGCACATTTACGATCCCGAGCATTCTCTTTTTTTTGCATGGAAGGAACTCATCAGGCACATCAGGTATATGTATGAAATCAGCGTTGAAAATCATAAGAACGGTGCGCCTTATTTAAGCCATAAGAAAGGAATGGAGCAATATCGACTGCATAACCTGCATTGTACAAAAATCGTCAACTTCTAA
- a CDS encoding YHS domain-containing (seleno)protein: MITMNFKKRKPATRKTRILISVWFLCAGLVVSAQSESKRTALFNLENKLAIQGFDPVSYFKQNKAVKGKKDMAVSHQGVTYYFSSAANKEAFLKTPAAYEPQYGGWCAYAMGYSGEKVEINPETFKIVEGKLYLFYNAFFNNTLKSWNKEEAGLKKKADANWKKILN; encoded by the coding sequence ATGATAACAATGAATTTCAAAAAAAGAAAACCTGCAACCCGTAAAACCCGTATCTTAATTTCAGTATGGTTTTTATGTGCCGGACTGGTCGTATCTGCGCAAAGCGAAAGTAAAAGGACCGCTTTATTCAATCTGGAAAACAAACTGGCCATACAGGGCTTTGACCCGGTTTCGTATTTTAAGCAAAATAAAGCGGTAAAAGGAAAGAAGGACATGGCAGTATCGCATCAGGGCGTGACGTACTATTTTTCATCCGCAGCCAACAAGGAAGCCTTCCTGAAAACGCCTGCCGCTTATGAGCCGCAATACGGGGGATGGTGCGCTTATGCGATGGGATATTCAGGCGAAAAGGTAGAAATCAATCCCGAGACATTCAAGATCGTCGAGGGCAAACTCTACTTATTTTACAACGCCTTTTTCAATAATACGCTGAAAAGCTGGAATAAGGAGGAAGCCGGCCTGAAGAAAAAAGCAGATGCGAACTGGAAAAAAATCTTAAACTGA
- a CDS encoding NRDE family protein → MCTVSFVHAHGRMIITSNRDEQVLRPAIPPTNYHINNHNLIFPKDPKAGGTWYAVDENANVLVLLNGAAEKHKHLPPYRRSRGLIVLDVLGSDSAIETWDKIDLKNVEPFTLVLFYHKTLYQLRWDGMEKTTLPLDSNKNHIWSSSTLYPKEVRETRAAWFYNFLDAKPDITAGEMLHFHRYTENDNAENGLVINRDGKLKTLSITQAVIEQHKLSLTYTDLINENESANSCITL, encoded by the coding sequence ATGTGCACAGTAAGTTTTGTCCATGCCCATGGCAGGATGATCATCACTTCAAACCGTGACGAACAGGTTTTAAGGCCTGCGATTCCGCCGACGAATTACCACATCAATAACCATAATCTCATTTTCCCGAAAGACCCGAAAGCCGGCGGGACCTGGTATGCCGTTGATGAAAATGCGAATGTGCTGGTACTGCTGAACGGTGCTGCAGAAAAGCACAAACACCTTCCTCCTTACCGCAGGAGCCGTGGCCTGATCGTTTTGGATGTATTGGGAAGCGATTCCGCAATTGAAACCTGGGATAAAATCGATTTGAAAAACGTCGAACCTTTTACATTGGTTTTGTTTTACCATAAAACATTGTATCAATTGCGTTGGGATGGTATGGAAAAAACCACATTGCCTTTGGACAGTAACAAAAACCATATCTGGTCTTCTTCTACTTTATACCCGAAAGAAGTCAGGGAAACCAGAGCTGCCTGGTTTTACAATTTCTTGGATGCGAAACCTGACATTACCGCAGGCGAAATGCTGCACTTCCATCGGTACACCGAAAATGACAATGCAGAAAACGGCCTGGTCATCAACAGGGATGGTAAATTGAAAACCCTCAGCATTACACAGGCCGTGATTGAGCAGCATAAATTGTCGCTCACTTATACCGATCTGATCAACGAAAACGAATCTGCGAATTCATGCATCACCCTGTAA
- a CDS encoding acyl-CoA dehydrogenase family protein, protein MDFNLTEEHLMIQQAARDFAQNELLPGVIERDEHSKFPTEQVKMMADLGFMGMMVDPKYGGSGLDSVSYVLAMTEIAKVDASAAVVMSVNNSLVCAGMEKYCNEEQKMKYLVPLAKGEVIGAFCLSEPEAGSDATSQKTTAIDKGDHYLLNGTKNWITNGATASTYLVIAQTDIEKGHKGINAFIIEKGWAGFDIGPKEKKMGIRGSDTHSLMFSDVKVPKENRIGAEGFGFNFAMSVLNGGRIGIASQALGIATGAYELALKYSKERKAFGKEISKHQAIAFKLADMHVSIMAAKLLCLKAASEKDQGMDISESGAMAKLYASQVAMDTTIEAVQIHGGNGYVAEYHVERMMRDAKITQIYEGTSEIQKIVISRSILKD, encoded by the coding sequence ATGGATTTTAACCTTACAGAAGAGCATTTAATGATACAGCAGGCGGCCAGGGATTTCGCTCAAAACGAATTGCTACCGGGCGTCATTGAAAGAGACGAGCACTCTAAATTCCCAACGGAGCAGGTCAAAATGATGGCCGACCTTGGCTTTATGGGAATGATGGTTGATCCAAAATACGGCGGCTCCGGACTGGACAGCGTATCCTATGTATTGGCCATGACCGAAATTGCAAAAGTAGATGCCTCTGCAGCAGTGGTCATGTCCGTAAACAATTCGCTGGTGTGTGCCGGAATGGAAAAATACTGCAACGAGGAACAGAAGATGAAATACCTTGTGCCCTTGGCGAAAGGCGAAGTGATTGGCGCGTTCTGCCTTTCAGAACCTGAAGCGGGATCGGATGCGACTTCACAGAAAACCACAGCGATTGATAAGGGTGACCATTATCTTTTAAACGGAACCAAAAACTGGATTACGAATGGTGCCACGGCTTCAACTTACCTGGTGATTGCGCAGACAGATATCGAAAAAGGGCACAAAGGCATCAACGCTTTTATCATAGAAAAAGGCTGGGCTGGTTTTGACATCGGGCCAAAAGAAAAGAAAATGGGAATCCGCGGGTCTGACACCCATTCACTCATGTTTTCGGATGTAAAAGTCCCTAAGGAAAACCGCATCGGGGCCGAAGGTTTCGGGTTCAATTTCGCCATGTCGGTATTGAACGGCGGACGGATCGGGATTGCCTCACAGGCTTTGGGAATTGCGACCGGCGCTTACGAACTGGCTTTAAAATATTCGAAAGAGCGCAAGGCTTTCGGAAAGGAAATATCAAAACACCAGGCCATCGCATTCAAGCTGGCCGACATGCACGTGAGCATCATGGCCGCGAAACTGCTTTGCCTGAAGGCGGCTTCCGAGAAAGACCAGGGTATGGACATTTCAGAATCCGGCGCGATGGCAAAATTGTATGCTTCCCAAGTGGCCATGGATACGACCATTGAAGCGGTACAAATCCACGGCGGAAACGGCTATGTAGCCGAATACCACGTAGAACGCATGATGCGCGATGCGAAAATCACACAGATTTACGAAGGGACTTCTGAGATCCAGAAGATTGTGATTTCGAGAAGTATATTGAAGGATTAG
- a CDS encoding glycosyltransferase — MHQKILIIGLVWPESQSSAAGSRMMQLVKLFLESGMEVVFGSAAQRSDFSDVLDLPGLSTQQLLLNDSSFDDFVTALHPDIVLFDRFISEEQFGWRVAAHCQQALRILDTEDLHCLRLARQLAVKQQRDFTIDDLFSDTAKREISSILRCDLSLIISEYEMQLLQKTFKIDPILLYYLPFLPDVVEGNTWPGYKERSGFMFIGNFYHEPNKDAVRYLKEQVWPAVRVKMPEAVLFVYGAYLPAMIQQMHDPKTGFIIAGRAVSAEEAIKSAKVMLAPLRFGAGMKGKLLEAMICGTPTITTSIGAEGMPYQNLWNGFITDDVMEFADFAVKLYEDAELWTVAQSQGTVILKGKFDKSIYEKDFLNHIYFIINNLKEHRRNNFIGSVLLYDAFSATKYMSRWIEEKNKNNYKH; from the coding sequence ATGCATCAAAAAATATTAATCATTGGGCTTGTTTGGCCGGAATCGCAATCGTCAGCAGCAGGAAGCCGTATGATGCAGCTTGTAAAGCTTTTTTTGGAAAGCGGGATGGAAGTTGTTTTTGGCAGTGCCGCCCAGCGAAGTGATTTCTCTGATGTACTGGATTTACCGGGTTTGAGCACACAACAATTGCTGTTGAATGATAGTAGTTTTGATGACTTTGTCACAGCACTTCATCCTGATATTGTCTTGTTTGACCGCTTTATAAGTGAAGAACAATTTGGATGGCGCGTGGCAGCGCATTGCCAGCAGGCATTGCGGATTTTGGATACTGAGGATTTGCACTGCCTTCGGTTGGCACGGCAACTTGCGGTAAAGCAGCAGCGTGATTTTACTATAGATGATTTGTTTTCAGATACTGCAAAGAGAGAAATATCCTCAATTTTGCGCTGTGACCTATCGCTGATTATTTCAGAATATGAAATGCAGCTTTTGCAAAAAACCTTTAAAATTGATCCAATCCTATTGTACTACCTACCATTTTTGCCGGATGTTGTTGAAGGAAATACATGGCCTGGATATAAGGAAAGGTCAGGGTTCATGTTCATCGGGAATTTTTATCATGAGCCAAACAAGGATGCCGTCAGGTATCTTAAAGAGCAGGTTTGGCCGGCGGTTAGGGTAAAAATGCCCGAAGCTGTTTTATTTGTTTATGGCGCTTATTTGCCTGCAATGATCCAGCAAATGCATGATCCTAAAACCGGATTTATTATTGCAGGAAGGGCAGTTTCGGCAGAAGAGGCAATCAAATCTGCAAAAGTGATGCTTGCACCATTAAGGTTCGGCGCAGGGATGAAAGGCAAGCTGCTTGAGGCGATGATTTGTGGGACACCAACGATTACGACATCAATAGGAGCGGAAGGGATGCCATACCAAAATCTCTGGAATGGTTTTATAACCGACGATGTGATGGAATTTGCGGACTTTGCTGTAAAGCTTTATGAGGATGCGGAACTTTGGACTGTTGCGCAAAGTCAGGGAACGGTAATTTTGAAAGGAAAGTTTGATAAATCGATTTATGAAAAGGATTTTTTAAATCATATTTATTTTATAATCAATAATTTGAAAGAGCACAGGCGCAATAATTTTATAGGTTCGGTGTTGTTATATGATGCCTTTTCCGCAACTAAATACATGTCACGCTGGATTGAAGAAAAAAACAAAAACAATTATAAACATTAA